DNA sequence from the Schistocerca serialis cubense isolate TAMUIC-IGC-003099 chromosome 9, iqSchSeri2.2, whole genome shotgun sequence genome:
aatttagaggttgctttaattatatcagttacttgtacttatctccatttacaagctgacactatgtttgtaatgttttgttgaaaatttctgccagatatggggtgagaaataggtgtatgtgttgaattggaattctggttgctgtgggttggaaggctaagattggcagagttgacaaaaaagtgattgaaatcatcagcagtgatgttagcagcatttgtgttgtctttgtagtttatatccatacctagctctgcttttattactttccatggagccttacatttattgtgcgattttttaatgaaatcaccatttgccttacacttggctattttaatttcagatctatattttcttttcaggtttttgtaagtttctttatctactgctccctttttgaccttatcgtgacaagtaattaccaatagtctcagtttttgtaattggggtgaaaaccacttctgtaaagttgagtggctaggtttcccaactttttgtttttttgttttttaaccagtgGACAGCATGTGTGGAAGATTCAGAAATGATTTAGAGGAATATGCTGAAGgcttcatcaacatttctggaggaatgtataacagtattccaatctatagacttaagttcttctctatacttgctaatatttgtatctgtagatagtctgacacactgagtttgttcctcgtcttcttttggttttttggtaattagtttcacccatatacTTCTATGGTCTGACAGGTAATCGACATTAAATAAGCCTAGCTCAAAATtacatttgtatacatttgttattagattgtcaagacaggaggagtcccttgtaggactttcattagcacaaaagagattataggatcttaacatgtttactaaattaacatttctagctgtcattttcctaatgtctatgtttagatccccaaagattaaaattttggatttagtatatttttgtatactgATCACAAGTTTTTCTAAACGTTCTATAAATTGTTCTACATTACTTTCAGGAGTGTGATATAAAGACACAGTTATGAGCTGTATACTAGGTATAATAAAAGCAGATGCTTCAAAAACACCTTTAATGCATAGGTCACTAACTTCAAGAACAGAAAACTTTAAGTCTAGATCATTGCTAATACATATGGATGAACCCCCATAGGATTCAGTGGGTCTGCTGAAGTATGTAGCTAATCTGAAACCTgatggtacatacagttttatatCCTCTTCCTTCAACCAATGTTCGTTTATACATAAAatcattcttttgttactttttaatagtataccaagctcatcagctttatttttcagagacctgacatttaagtgcagaaataagatagagttactgtcacaggaggggaggagtacagtattatggggcaatggagaacatttaattgttttttcaGCCCTGGAATCTGTGTTAGGTGGCGGTTGGACTTCCTTGGGATAAaccataaaaaatcttcatttctctttggtaattttttgggtctgtttgaaacacggttggaagtttgtttcactttactgtccacaagttttataggaacatgttttcccaaatcatttggtatcacttcatcatgagacaaagatgatactttacttactgtgactggtctattcttttctgctactcttgaaggtgatggaggaggagatggTACTGTTTCTGCTGTTGGTGAAGTTGGTTTAGTTGCTGCTGGTGGAGGAGTTGTTTCTGCTATTACTGGTAAAGGAGTTGGTTCTGCTACTGCTGGTGTGGGAGATGGTGCTGCTGCTATAGGAACTGGTTCTACTGCTGGAGGAgttgcttctgctgttgctgatggtgTTTCTTCTGCTATTGCTGCAGTTAGTACCTTCATTAAGCATGTCAATACACAGGATCATTTCAATACTGTTTACCAATGGCGCCCATACGAATGTTTGTAGGGGGAGGGGGCAAGACCGAGGAGTATGGGGTAATGCTAatgttttggaagacaaatggtgacTTTTTAGTGGTCataatgaattaaaattatttatatgtataaATAACGCTatatacttttgtgttgagccacttGTACATAATACTGACGTTTAAAGCATATTTAATTCACAGGAAGAAAGTCCAGAAAGGACTGAAATATATTATGATATAGGAAGAGCTGTTAAAGGGGCCTTACGTGATGATGAGGAGCTTAAGTTTTTAAAGACTACTTGGAAGCCTCCTGCAAACTTTTCTTTTCCTAATCAATTACAAGGGAAGCAAAACCTAAGATTTAAGCATGAATGGATGAGCCAGTACAACTGGatttcatacagtaaaatgttacgtGGTGGATTTTGTACTGCATGTGTTCTGTTTTCTCCTCCAAGTGCCGGAATCGGCTCCCAGGTACTTATTACAGCTTTCCATTATTCTAAATAATTGAAACCTTTAActggctggccggccggagtggccaagcggttctaggcgctacagtctggaaccgcgcgacccctacagtcgcaggttcgaatcctgcctcgggcatggatgtgtgtgatgtccttaggttagttaggtttaagtagttctaagttctagggaactgatgaccccagaagttaagtcccatagtgttcagagccatttgaaccattctttaactGACTTGGTAAAAAACATAAATAACATTTCGAGTGCTTACAAGGTTTTGTGTTTgcattattttttctttacttaattctttaccaaagacattaatttatttttataggcGTTGAAAACACTGGTAAAAGAACCATTTGTCAAATACAAAAAGGCTACAGAAGAAATTCGCcatcatgaaaacacaaaaatcacaaattTTCCTTGGAGAAGGCTACAGAGTTCACTAAGTCTATGGAATCGAGCAAAAAAAGTATTTGCCGTTGTCCTCGATACCAAAAAATCTTCAGTTATTGAAGAAAACCAGAAACGCTTGAGGTCTATTATAAGGACTATAGTCCTATGCGCTAGAAATAACCTACCTTTACGAGGACATCGTGATCATGGTTTAATACCTcagctaaaagaagaaaaaactggtgATCTTCTAGAGGGAAAGCATGGAGTGTTTCAGAGTCTTTTGGCTTTTCGTGTGGATGTTGGAGATGAATATTTAAAACATTTCAGTAGATGTGGCCGAAATAGTTCTATGATAAGTAACAGTCCAAAACGAAGTCATACATTGCATTGGTGACGCTATTCGCTCCTCAGTATCGAAGGATGTAAAAAAGGCTAATTTTTGTAGCATTATATGTGATGAAACAAATTATGTCACCACTAAGGAACAGATGATATTTGTATTAGGTACATTGACATAGAGACCTTTGTTACCAAAGAAGACTTTCTGCGTTTTATTGAGCTTAAATCAACTACTGGCACTTCGATTGCAGAAGCCATCGATGAAGAACTCAAGACACTAGGGCTGAGCTATCAATATCTTTGTGGACACGGCTATGATGGCAGTTCAAACATAGCTGAGAGACTTAAAGGTGTTCAGTGTCTTATTTTAAGTAAACAACCGTTGGCTATTTATACCTATTAGTTCAGCCACTTTTTGAACTTGTGCATTTCTAAGCCTTGTGATACTCCAATAGTTAGAAATATGATGGGAATTGTAGGAAGGATCACTTTCAGCATTCTTGTCTGCCTCTGCAAACAGAAAAAGTGCCCTAGAGGAAGTAATATCACGACCACCGTTCACAGAGTCAAAGAAAACAAATTTGAAAGCAATGTGTTCAACAAGATGGAAG
Encoded proteins:
- the LOC126419540 gene encoding uncharacterized protein LOC126419540, which encodes MKVLTAAIAEETPSATAEATPPAVEPVPIAAAPSPTPAVAEPTPLPVIAETTPPPAATKPTSPTAETVPSPPPSPSRVAEKNRPVTVSKVSSLSHDEVIPNDLGKHVPIKLVDRKLGAAGRLASNDDSLPQLLRGCVVNGSG